Proteins encoded by one window of Dendropsophus ebraccatus isolate aDenEbr1 chromosome 4, aDenEbr1.pat, whole genome shotgun sequence:
- the CEBPG gene encoding CCAAT/enhancer-binding protein gamma isoform X1, whose product MEKREREQLRSKKTSPVTHRISQRLKMNMSPSSSDDNLSNSQLSSPPTPQLVPEGGGKATPPSKSKKGQRMDRGSEEYRLRRERNNIAVKKSRLKSKQKAQDTLQRVNQLKEENERLEAKIKLLTKELSVLKDLFLEHAHNLAESVPPETSATGQEQPTP is encoded by the exons atggagaaaagggaaagagaacaactcagatcaaagaagacgtcacct GTCACCCATCGCATTTCACAACGCCTGAAAATGAATATGTCTCCGTCTTCCTCGGATGACAATTTAAGTAATTCTCAGCTGAGTAGCCCGCCAACTCCACAGCTTGTGCCAGAAGGCGGTGGGAAAGCTACTCCTCCGAGCAAAAGCAAAAAGGGACAGCGGATGGATCGTGGCAGCGAAGAATACCGCCTGCGCAGGGAGCGCAACAACATAGCTGTCAAGAAAAGTCGCTTAAAAAGCAAGCAGAAAGCCCAAGATACGCTGCAACGGGTCAATCAGTTAAAAGAAGAGAATGAGAGGCTAGAGGCCAAAATTAAGCTATTGACGAAAGAGTTAAGTGTGTTGAAGGACCTTTTCCTAGAGCACGCACACAACTTGGCAGAAAGCGTACCACCAGAGACTTCTGCGACAGGACAGGAGCAGCCGACACCGTGA
- the CEBPG gene encoding CCAAT/enhancer-binding protein gamma isoform X3, whose amino-acid sequence MNMSPSSSDDNLSNSQLSSPPTPQLVPEGGGKATPPSKSKKGQRMDRGSEEYRLRRERNNIAVKKSRLKSKQKAQDTLQRVNQLKEENERLEAKIKLLTKELSVLKDLFLEHAHNLAESVPPETSATGQEQPTP is encoded by the coding sequence ATGAATATGTCTCCGTCTTCCTCGGATGACAATTTAAGTAATTCTCAGCTGAGTAGCCCGCCAACTCCACAGCTTGTGCCAGAAGGCGGTGGGAAAGCTACTCCTCCGAGCAAAAGCAAAAAGGGACAGCGGATGGATCGTGGCAGCGAAGAATACCGCCTGCGCAGGGAGCGCAACAACATAGCTGTCAAGAAAAGTCGCTTAAAAAGCAAGCAGAAAGCCCAAGATACGCTGCAACGGGTCAATCAGTTAAAAGAAGAGAATGAGAGGCTAGAGGCCAAAATTAAGCTATTGACGAAAGAGTTAAGTGTGTTGAAGGACCTTTTCCTAGAGCACGCACACAACTTGGCAGAAAGCGTACCACCAGAGACTTCTGCGACAGGACAGGAGCAGCCGACACCGTGA
- the CEBPG gene encoding CCAAT/enhancer-binding protein gamma isoform X2, with the protein MTPEQMSAVTHRISQRLKMNMSPSSSDDNLSNSQLSSPPTPQLVPEGGGKATPPSKSKKGQRMDRGSEEYRLRRERNNIAVKKSRLKSKQKAQDTLQRVNQLKEENERLEAKIKLLTKELSVLKDLFLEHAHNLAESVPPETSATGQEQPTP; encoded by the exons ATGACTCCAGAGCAGATGTCAGCT GTCACCCATCGCATTTCACAACGCCTGAAAATGAATATGTCTCCGTCTTCCTCGGATGACAATTTAAGTAATTCTCAGCTGAGTAGCCCGCCAACTCCACAGCTTGTGCCAGAAGGCGGTGGGAAAGCTACTCCTCCGAGCAAAAGCAAAAAGGGACAGCGGATGGATCGTGGCAGCGAAGAATACCGCCTGCGCAGGGAGCGCAACAACATAGCTGTCAAGAAAAGTCGCTTAAAAAGCAAGCAGAAAGCCCAAGATACGCTGCAACGGGTCAATCAGTTAAAAGAAGAGAATGAGAGGCTAGAGGCCAAAATTAAGCTATTGACGAAAGAGTTAAGTGTGTTGAAGGACCTTTTCCTAGAGCACGCACACAACTTGGCAGAAAGCGTACCACCAGAGACTTCTGCGACAGGACAGGAGCAGCCGACACCGTGA